One stretch of Micromonospora echinospora DNA includes these proteins:
- the rpsL gene encoding 30S ribosomal protein S12 produces MPTIQQLVRKGRQAKTTKTKTPALKGSPQRRGVCTRVYTTTPKKPNSALRKVARVKLSSQIEVTAYIPGVGHNLQEHSIVLVRGGRVKDLPGVRYKIVRGSLDTQGVRNRKQARSRYGAKKEKS; encoded by the coding sequence GTGCCCACCATTCAGCAGTTGGTCCGAAAGGGCCGCCAGGCCAAGACGACCAAGACGAAGACCCCGGCGCTCAAGGGGTCTCCCCAGCGGCGCGGCGTGTGCACCCGCGTGTACACCACCACCCCGAAGAAGCCGAACTCGGCGCTGCGCAAGGTCGCTCGTGTCAAGCTCAGCAGCCAGATCGAGGTGACCGCCTACATCCCGGGCGTCGGCCACAACCTGCAGGAGCACTCGATCGTGCTCGTGCGTGGCGGCCGTGTGAAGGACCTGCCGGGCGTGCGGTACAAGATCGTGCGCGGCTCGCTGGACACCCAGGGTGTCCGCAACCGCAAGCAGGCTCGCAGCCGCTACGGCGCGAAGAAGGAGAAGAGCTGA